A stretch of Synechococcus sp. UW179A DNA encodes these proteins:
- a CDS encoding tetratricopeptide repeat-containing sulfotransferase family protein: MDQKTIQDLSLSGRHQECLQASQQLLQTEPQNPFPWKYAGKSFLALGQFEKAKQCLLKSHELDNKDPETIKDIGNIFNALKNDTEAIKLYKAALSIDKNYTPAINNLGLIAKRQGNLAAAEQLIKRACDLDQSFAPYHINLGGIYKDIGNLDQALASTLQSLKLMPDNPEAHMNLGSIYQDLGNLDQALTSTLQSLKLKPDNPTAQMNLGSIYKDLGNLDQALTSTHKSLDLQPDNPNTLINLGGIYKDLGNFDQALAYTLQSLKLKPDNPEAHMNLGSIYQDLGNLDQALTSTLQSLKLKPNNPDALMNLGSLYKDLGNLDQALASTLQSLKLKPDNPDTLINLGGIYKDLGNLDQALASTLQSLKLKPNNPDALMNLGSMYKDLGNLDQALTSTLQSLELKPDNPTAHMNLGSIYKDLGNLDQAVASTRKSLEIEPGAPKALYSLGTITIAQGEIQEARKYLLNSIKNNSQEYGAYFELSKMLKTAEEARELVNVINSAKSAKEIPQNKCLIEFAISNCLHKAEHYDEAAKHLKLANENKLMVFPSDIKTLTQLITTSLSRFDPKGARNVSINSGKDRIFIVGMPRSGSTLLETILSMSPKVKDLGESNSLIKAITKMQQHEGDTSDNQNLNELYSQFEPINTTLHKYTTDKQLYNFIYINQIATHMPGAKIIHCQRNPMDNILSMYRSNLRAGNNYTASLEDSATVLNAQEQAMQLQKKRYPGKIFTFNYDQFVKAPEQNLSKLLEWLGLEFDESYLHPEKCTRSVNTASATQARKPISNKSVGGWKNYKDLLKPAQKILEECGIKIE, translated from the coding sequence TCGGCAATATTTTCAATGCTCTCAAAAATGATACGGAAGCGATAAAACTCTATAAAGCTGCTTTGTCCATCGACAAGAATTACACACCAGCAATCAACAATTTAGGGTTGATCGCGAAACGACAGGGCAATCTTGCCGCTGCAGAGCAGTTAATCAAAAGAGCTTGCGATCTTGATCAATCCTTCGCCCCATATCACATAAATCTGGGCGGGATCTACAAAGACATCGGCAATCTTGATCAGGCACTTGCCTCTACTCTTCAGTCGCTAAAGCTCATGCCTGATAACCCCGAAGCCCACATGAACCTGGGCAGTATCTACCAAGATCTCGGCAACCTTGATCAAGCTCTTACCTCCACTCTTCAATCCCTAAAGCTCAAGCCTGACAACCCAACTGCCCAAATGAATCTGGGGAGTATCTACAAAGATCTCGGTAATCTTGATCAGGCTCTTACCTCCACTCACAAATCACTAGATCTCCAACCTGATAATCCCAATACCCTCATCAACCTGGGCGGCATTTACAAAGATCTCGGCAATTTTGATCAGGCTCTTGCCTACACTCTTCAATCCCTAAAGCTCAAGCCTGATAACCCCGAAGCCCACATGAACCTGGGCAGTATCTACCAAGATCTCGGCAACCTTGATCAAGCTCTTACCTCCACTCTTCAATCCCTAAAGCTCAAGCCTAATAACCCCGATGCCCTCATGAACTTAGGCAGCTTGTACAAAGATCTCGGCAATCTTGATCAAGCACTTGCCTCCACTCTTCAATCCCTGAAGCTCAAGCCTGATAATCCCGATACCCTCATCAACTTGGGCGGCATTTACAAAGATCTCGGCAATCTTGATCAAGCACTTGCCTCCACTCTTCAATCCCTAAAGCTCAAACCTAATAACCCCGATGCCCTCATGAACTTAGGCAGCATGTACAAAGATCTCGGCAATCTTGATCAAGCCCTTACATCCACTCTTCAATCCCTAGAACTCAAACCTGATAATCCCACTGCCCATATGAATCTGGGGAGCATCTACAAAGACCTAGGAAACCTTGATCAGGCTGTTGCCTCCACTCGTAAATCCCTGGAGATCGAGCCTGGTGCACCAAAGGCGTTGTATTCACTAGGAACAATCACGATAGCACAAGGGGAGATTCAAGAAGCCAGAAAATACTTACTAAATTCTATTAAAAACAACTCTCAGGAATATGGAGCATATTTTGAATTAAGCAAAATGCTGAAAACGGCAGAAGAAGCTAGAGAGCTAGTCAACGTTATTAATTCAGCAAAGTCAGCGAAAGAAATCCCTCAAAACAAATGCCTTATCGAGTTTGCAATATCAAACTGCTTACACAAAGCAGAACATTATGACGAGGCAGCCAAACACCTCAAATTAGCAAATGAAAACAAATTAATGGTATTCCCATCTGACATCAAAACTCTAACGCAATTAATTACGACTAGCCTCTCACGCTTCGATCCCAAGGGAGCAAGGAATGTCAGTATCAATAGCGGCAAGGATAGGATTTTTATTGTTGGCATGCCAAGAAGCGGCTCCACCCTATTAGAAACAATATTGAGCATGAGTCCAAAGGTTAAAGATCTTGGAGAAAGCAACTCTCTGATAAAGGCAATTACAAAAATGCAACAGCATGAAGGGGACACATCTGACAACCAAAATCTCAACGAGCTGTACTCACAATTTGAGCCGATCAATACCACTCTGCATAAATACACAACTGACAAGCAATTGTATAACTTTATCTACATCAACCAAATCGCTACCCATATGCCTGGAGCCAAAATCATTCATTGCCAAAGAAATCCAATGGATAATATTCTATCGATGTACAGAAGCAATCTGAGGGCTGGAAATAACTACACAGCAAGCCTAGAAGATTCGGCGACAGTTCTTAATGCTCAGGAACAAGCCATGCAACTCCAGAAAAAAAGATATCCTGGGAAAATATTCACATTTAATTATGACCAATTTGTCAAAGCACCTGAGCAGAATTTGTCCAAACTTCTAGAATGGTTAGGCCTAGAATTTGACGAAAGCTATCTTCACCCAGAGAAATGCACAAGAAGCGTAAATACAGCCAGTGCCACTCAAGCAAGGAAACCCATCAGCAACAAATCTGTAGGTGGTTGGAAAAACTATAAAGACCTACTCAAACCCGCCCAGAAAATTTTAGAAGAATGCGGAATTAAAATAGAGTAA